One stretch of Caminicella sporogenes DSM 14501 DNA includes these proteins:
- the gltX gene encoding glutamate--tRNA ligase: MTVRVRFAPSPTGYVHIGSLRTALYNYLFAKNQGGKYILRIEDTDRTRYVEGAIENMLKAMEWAGVVHDEGPFIENDEIVQRGDRGPYIQSERLDIYHKYIENLLESGHAYYCFCSKDRLDKIREQQRAQGLTPRYDGHCRNIPLEEARRRVEAGEPHVIRLKLPEDTDVTFTDLVRGEVTMNTRDLDDQVLIKTDGFPTYHFAVVIDDHFMGITHIIRGEEWLSSTPKHIILYDAFGWEKPKYVHLPNILNAEKKKLSKRHGDVAVEDFRKKGYLPEALVNYIALVGWSPDDNEEIMDMDEMIEKFSFDRVSKSGGVFDVDKLNWVNSHYIKKADLDRLTNLCIPYLVEAGLIKEDEKDEKYDWVKRIVNTAKERIEYLAQISDYAKRFFGEEVKLESEDVKEVLNEEHVSKLLNIFKEKVSEAEEINNEFGKKVFKTIQKETGIKGKKLYMPIRAALTGQLHGPDIDEVIVILGRENIIKRVEFVKNHYIIS, translated from the coding sequence ATGACTGTAAGAGTAAGATTTGCACCAAGTCCTACAGGATATGTACATATAGGGAGTTTGAGAACGGCTTTATATAACTATTTGTTTGCAAAAAATCAAGGTGGAAAATATATTTTGAGAATAGAAGATACAGATAGAACTAGATATGTTGAAGGTGCTATAGAAAATATGCTTAAAGCTATGGAGTGGGCTGGTGTAGTTCATGATGAAGGACCTTTTATAGAAAATGATGAAATAGTACAAAGAGGGGATAGGGGTCCATATATTCAATCGGAAAGACTTGATATATATCATAAATATATAGAAAATCTATTGGAAAGTGGACATGCTTATTATTGTTTTTGTTCTAAAGACAGATTGGATAAAATTAGAGAACAGCAAAGAGCCCAAGGATTAACTCCAAGATATGATGGACATTGTAGAAATATCCCTTTAGAAGAAGCTAGAAGGAGAGTGGAGGCAGGAGAGCCTCATGTAATAAGATTAAAACTTCCTGAGGATACTGATGTAACCTTTACCGATTTGGTAAGAGGAGAGGTTACAATGAATACAAGAGATTTAGATGATCAAGTACTCATAAAAACAGATGGATTTCCAACTTATCATTTTGCAGTAGTTATAGATGACCATTTTATGGGAATTACTCATATTATTCGAGGTGAAGAGTGGTTATCTTCAACTCCTAAGCATATAATACTATATGATGCATTTGGATGGGAAAAACCAAAATATGTTCATTTGCCAAATATTCTTAATGCAGAAAAGAAAAAATTAAGTAAAAGACATGGTGATGTAGCAGTAGAAGATTTTAGAAAAAAGGGTTATTTACCTGAAGCTCTTGTTAACTATATAGCATTAGTTGGTTGGAGTCCAGATGACAATGAAGAAATAATGGATATGGATGAAATGATTGAAAAGTTTTCTTTTGATAGAGTTTCAAAAAGTGGTGGAGTGTTTGATGTTGACAAATTAAATTGGGTAAATTCTCACTATATTAAAAAGGCTGATTTAGATAGACTTACAAATTTATGTATTCCATATTTAGTTGAAGCTGGTTTGATAAAAGAAGATGAAAAAGATGAAAAATATGATTGGGTTAAGAGAATAGTAAATACAGCTAAAGAAAGAATTGAATATTTAGCACAAATAAGTGATTATGCAAAGAGATTTTTTGGAGAAGAAGTTAAGCTAGAAAGTGAAGACGTGAAAGAAGTATTAAATGAGGAACATGTTAGCAAGCTTTTGAATATATTTAAAGAAAAAGTAAGTGAAGCAGAAGAAATAAACAATGAATTTGGTAAAAAGGTATTTAAAACAATACAAAAAGAGACAGGTATAAAGGGTAAAAAACTTTATATGCCAATAAGGGCAGCTCTTACAGGTCAGCTTCACGGACCAGATATTGATGAAGTAATAGTGATACTTGGAAGAGAAAATATTATCAAAAGAGTAGAATTTGTAAAAAATCATTATATAATTAGTTAA
- a CDS encoding YbaK/EbsC family protein encodes MYMSKLVGKTLKKIDDEFYLSSQELLIKSGMFRNIDSGIFTVLPLGVKVLDKLVDFLIKRIENLGFQRIYLSNDSEFVKNMSLSIRNEIKSYKELPVFLYDVQTLKRDKVRIKEGLFGAKEYKELRGCSFYKEDDDLSNKCSEIIENYKKMFKEIGLEMLSLSDYNPKNSGDISYSFVVKADWGDKVIYKCKDCDYTSLEEVASFNIDENASVQEAEIEEIYTPDIKTIKELENFLGIKKEDLAKTLLVKIEDEVVAVVLRGDRELNLYKLSKVLKVSVHDIKMAEDEDIKDLNTVTGFVGPVGLKGVKIIADREIYKGGLFIAGANKKDYHIKNVVAGRDFKADIVADVSYVKEEDRCPICGGSFVREYAVKIGGFYDLGKINEIKNFNYKDSSGKTREIVGIYHYIDIYKLLSVVIEKHHDEDGIIWPIKIAPYHIIVSILSIKDEEKVQLGEKIYEELKGANFDVILDDRNERAGVKFKDADLLGIPVRIVIGKKASEKIVEYKLRWESEKEELKVHEALGKTMKLLKREEII; translated from the coding sequence ATGTATATGAGTAAATTAGTTGGAAAAACTCTTAAAAAAATTGATGATGAGTTTTATTTGTCTAGTCAAGAACTGCTTATAAAATCGGGAATGTTTAGAAATATTGATTCCGGCATTTTTACAGTACTTCCTTTAGGTGTTAAAGTTTTAGATAAATTAGTAGATTTTTTAATAAAAAGAATAGAAAATTTAGGTTTTCAAAGAATTTATCTTTCAAATGATAGTGAATTTGTAAAAAATATGAGTCTTTCTATTAGGAATGAAATAAAGTCTTACAAGGAACTTCCAGTTTTTCTTTATGATGTGCAAACTTTAAAAAGGGATAAGGTAAGAATAAAAGAAGGTTTGTTTGGAGCTAAAGAATATAAGGAGTTAAGAGGTTGTAGTTTTTACAAGGAAGATGATGATTTGTCAAACAAGTGTAGTGAAATAATAGAAAATTATAAAAAAATGTTTAAAGAAATAGGATTAGAAATGTTAAGTTTGTCAGATTATAATCCTAAAAACAGTGGTGATATAAGTTATAGTTTTGTTGTAAAAGCTGATTGGGGAGATAAAGTTATATATAAGTGTAAGGATTGTGATTATACTTCTTTGGAAGAAGTTGCATCTTTTAATATAGATGAAAATGCTTCTGTTCAAGAAGCAGAAATAGAGGAAATATACACTCCTGATATAAAGACGATAAAAGAACTAGAAAACTTTTTAGGAATTAAAAAGGAAGATTTGGCTAAAACATTATTAGTGAAAATAGAAGATGAAGTAGTAGCTGTAGTTTTAAGGGGTGATAGAGAGCTTAATCTTTACAAATTAAGCAAAGTTTTAAAAGTTTCTGTTCATGATATAAAAATGGCTGAAGATGAAGATATAAAGGATTTAAATACAGTAACGGGATTTGTTGGCCCTGTAGGATTAAAAGGTGTAAAAATTATTGCAGATAGGGAGATATACAAGGGAGGATTATTTATAGCTGGTGCAAATAAAAAAGATTATCACATTAAAAATGTAGTAGCAGGGCGTGATTTTAAAGCAGATATTGTAGCTGATGTAAGCTATGTTAAGGAAGAAGATAGATGTCCTATATGTGGTGGAAGTTTTGTAAGAGAATATGCTGTAAAAATAGGTGGTTTTTATGATTTAGGGAAAATAAATGAGATTAAAAATTTCAATTATAAAGACAGTTCAGGTAAAACGAGAGAAATAGTTGGAATTTATCATTATATTGATATATATAAATTGCTAAGTGTAGTAATTGAAAAACATCATGATGAAGATGGAATAATATGGCCTATAAAAATTGCTCCTTATCATATAATTGTATCTATATTGAGTATTAAAGATGAAGAAAAAGTGCAGTTAGGGGAAAAGATATACGAGGAATTAAAAGGTGCTAATTTTGATGTGATTTTAGATGATAGAAATGAAAGAGCAGGAGTAAAATTTAAAGATGCAGACCTTTTGGGAATACCAGTAAGAATAGTCATTGGGAAGAAAGCAAGTGAAAAGATAGTAGAATACAAATTGAGATGGGAAAGTGAAAAAGAAGAACTAAAAGTACATGAAGCTTTAGGTAAAACTATGAAATTATTAAAAAGAGAAGAAATAATATAG
- a CDS encoding double-cubane-cluster-containing anaerobic reductase has translation MADYREMWKSLDMDLEKHDKLCEVLPQFYEEIYLSQKNRPQGMNYFNFVVSEVHGLRIKELLESRKNNRKVIGSFCVYVPDEVINAADAISVGLCGGSDFWHPDGEKVLPRNTCPLVKASIGAKISATCPYFQSCDLLVGETTCDGKKKAWEILSEYTPIHVMDLPQMKREKDNLHWQDEIKIFIDKIENLTGNKINEENLAEGIKLINEKRRVLKRLYEFRKFDKLPISGKDVLLISQIAFYDDPKRFIEKTNELCDELEKRVQNGISVFEENTPRILITGTPMAIPNWKLHHIIESSGGAVVCEETCTGTRYFENLVDENGKTLDEQIKALSDRYLNINCACFTPNKGRIDDILRLYKEYNADGIVYFTLPFCTTYATEFKKVKDALDKKGIPVIMIETDYGLQDAGQIKTRLEAFFEMLETNKKVAVTK, from the coding sequence ATGGCAGATTACAGAGAAATGTGGAAATCTCTTGATATGGACCTAGAAAAACATGATAAACTATGTGAAGTATTACCTCAATTTTACGAAGAAATATATCTTTCTCAAAAAAATCGTCCACAAGGAATGAATTATTTCAACTTTGTAGTATCAGAAGTTCACGGTTTAAGAATAAAAGAATTATTAGAATCCAGAAAAAACAATCGCAAAGTAATAGGGAGTTTTTGTGTATATGTTCCAGATGAAGTTATTAATGCCGCAGATGCTATAAGTGTTGGATTATGTGGTGGTTCCGATTTTTGGCACCCAGATGGAGAAAAAGTACTTCCTAGAAATACTTGTCCATTAGTTAAAGCTTCTATTGGAGCCAAAATCAGTGCTACATGTCCATATTTCCAATCCTGCGACCTTTTAGTTGGAGAAACTACTTGCGATGGTAAGAAAAAAGCTTGGGAAATATTAAGCGAATATACTCCTATTCATGTAATGGACTTGCCTCAAATGAAAAGAGAAAAAGATAATCTGCACTGGCAAGACGAAATAAAAATATTTATTGATAAAATAGAAAATCTAACTGGCAATAAAATTAATGAAGAAAATCTAGCTGAAGGCATAAAATTAATTAATGAAAAACGTAGAGTTTTAAAAAGACTCTATGAATTTAGAAAATTTGACAAACTACCTATAAGTGGAAAAGATGTACTTTTAATATCTCAAATTGCATTTTACGATGACCCTAAAAGATTTATTGAAAAGACCAATGAATTATGTGATGAATTAGAAAAAAGAGTTCAAAATGGAATATCTGTCTTTGAAGAAAATACTCCTAGAATCCTTATAACTGGAACTCCTATGGCCATTCCCAACTGGAAACTTCACCATATTATTGAAAGCAGTGGTGGTGCAGTTGTATGCGAAGAAACTTGTACAGGCACTAGATATTTTGAAAATTTAGTTGATGAAAATGGAAAAACTTTAGATGAACAAATAAAAGCTCTATCCGATAGATATTTAAATATAAACTGTGCATGTTTTACTCCTAACAAAGGAAGAATTGATGATATATTAAGACTTTATAAAGAGTATAATGCTGATGGCATTGTTTACTTTACTCTACCTTTCTGTACTACATACGCTACTGAATTTAAAAAAGTTAAAGATGCTCTTGATAAAAAAGGAATTCCCGTTATCATGATTGAAACTGATTACGGTTTGCAAGACGCTGGACAAATTAAGACTAGATTAGAAGCCTTTTTTGAAATGTTAGAAACTAACAAAAAAGTAGCTGTTACAAAATAA
- a CDS encoding DUF3343 domain-containing protein: protein MKELETYILFPSHTDGLALEKILKSNNIEYTIVPTPRTLSKCCGISLKINPKDKDIVENLLLNNPSIDYEGIYTLKKKKNSLFNF, encoded by the coding sequence ATGAAAGAACTTGAAACCTATATATTATTTCCCAGTCATACTGATGGATTAGCTCTTGAAAAAATTTTAAAAAGTAATAACATAGAATATACCATCGTTCCTACTCCTAGAACACTTAGCAAATGCTGTGGTATATCATTAAAAATCAATCCAAAAGATAAAGACATAGTTGAAAATCTTCTGCTAAATAACCCTTCCATAGACTATGAAGGTATATACACACTGAAAAAAAAGAAAAATAGTTTATTTAATTTTTAA
- a CDS encoding acyl-CoA dehydratase activase yields the protein MYSVGIDSGSIATKAVLFNGNIVEKVIIPTGWSPKKASENVLNILIEKSSIKKSDIKLIIGTGYGRISMPFADKKITEITCHAKGAYFLNDKVRTILDIGGQDSKVISLDDNGNVIDFIMNDKCAAGTGRFLQVMANVLGIEVESFDEIIHNVKPEPITSMCTVFAESEVISLLAKGIDKNKLASGIAHSIANKGTAMLNKIKLKNAIAFTGGVAKSKIIKSIIEEKIKQPLYSPPDSQIIGALGAAVIGWNMINK from the coding sequence ATGTATTCAGTTGGTATTGATTCTGGCTCTATTGCAACAAAAGCTGTTTTATTCAATGGAAATATTGTAGAAAAAGTCATTATACCTACAGGTTGGAGTCCTAAAAAAGCTTCTGAAAATGTCTTAAATATTTTGATAGAAAAAAGTTCTATAAAAAAAAGCGATATAAAATTAATAATAGGAACAGGATACGGTAGAATATCTATGCCTTTTGCAGATAAAAAAATTACTGAAATAACTTGTCATGCAAAAGGAGCTTATTTTTTAAATGATAAAGTTCGAACTATTTTAGATATAGGTGGACAAGATAGCAAAGTCATAAGTTTAGATGATAATGGAAACGTAATAGATTTTATTATGAATGACAAATGTGCAGCAGGCACAGGTAGATTTCTTCAAGTTATGGCAAATGTACTGGGAATAGAAGTAGAATCTTTTGATGAAATTATTCATAATGTAAAACCAGAACCTATAACTAGTATGTGCACAGTATTTGCAGAATCAGAAGTTATTAGTCTTTTAGCAAAAGGTATAGACAAAAATAAATTAGCTTCAGGTATAGCTCACTCTATTGCCAATAAAGGCACTGCTATGTTAAATAAAATTAAGCTTAAAAACGCTATTGCCTTTACTGGTGGTGTAGCAAAATCAAAAATTATAAAATCAATAATTGAAGAAAAAATAAAACAGCCACTTTATTCTCCTCCAGACTCTCAAATAATAGGAGCATTAGGTGCTGCTGTAATAGGTTGGAATATGATAAATAAATAA
- a CDS encoding cysteine-rich small domain-containing protein: protein MSENYKFVQNTKCEYFPCHNVKDKSKFNCLFCFCPLYMLGENCGGNFKYTNGIKDCSDCMIPHSEGGYDYIMSKMGEVIEKASERE, encoded by the coding sequence ATGAGTGAAAATTATAAGTTTGTACAAAATACTAAATGTGAATATTTTCCATGTCATAATGTAAAAGATAAGTCAAAGTTTAACTGTCTATTTTGTTTTTGTCCTTTATATATGCTTGGAGAAAATTGTGGAGGTAATTTTAAATATACTAATGGTATAAAAGACTGCAGTGATTGTATGATACCGCATTCAGAGGGAGGATATGATTATATAATGTCAAAGATGGGTGAGGTAATAGAAAAGGCAAGTGAAAGAGAATAG